In Brachypodium distachyon strain Bd21 chromosome 2, Brachypodium_distachyon_v3.0, whole genome shotgun sequence, one genomic interval encodes:
- the LOC100827267 gene encoding cytochrome P450 72A15 isoform X2: MVLGFSFETLVSVPWGFLLRSLLCIAFLRQVGKTLDQVWWRPRRLERELRAQGLRGTSYRFVIGDLKEYGRLSKEAWSKPLPLGCHDIAHHVAPFLHNTVREHGKKACFSWFGPVPKVTLSDPELAKDVMSNKFGHFEKTKFPALSKLLAEGLASIEGEKWAKHRRILNPAFQLEKVKRMLPAFSASCQDLVSKWMESLGSDGSCELDVWPELQTLTGDVISRTAFSSSYLEGRKIFQLQAEQAERLMTNITKILIPGYLCLPTENNRRMRQITKEIESILHSLVGKRIQAMKDGESTKDDLLGLLLESNIRHVDENGQAKLGMSIEDVVEECKLFYFAGMETTSVLLTWTMILLSMHPEWQDRAREEIMDLFGKNKPEYEGLSRLKTVTMILYEVLRLYPPAITFNRKTYKEMEIGGITYPAGVMVELPVMFIHHDPDIWGGDVHEFNPKRFVDGVSKASPNNPGAFLPFGWGPRICIGQNFALLEAKMAMCMIIQHFDL, translated from the exons ATGGTTCTCGGATTCTCTTTCGAGACGTTGGTCTCAGTGCCATGGGGCTTCCTGCTGCGCAGCCTCTTGTGCATAGCGTTCCTTCGGCAGGTCGGCAAGACGCTGGACCAGGTGTggtggcggccacggcggctcGAGCGTGAGCTCCGCGCGCAGGGCCTCCGCGGCACGTCCTACCGCTTCGTCATCGGCGACCTCAAGGAATACGGCCGCCTGAGCAAGGAGGCCTGGTCGAAGCCCTTGCCTCTGGGGTGCCACGACATCGCCCACCACGTCGCGCCTTTCCTCCACAACACCGTCCGGGAACACGGCAAGAAGGCGTGCTTCTCTTGGTTCGGCCCTGTCCCCAAAGTCACTCTCAGCGACCCCGAACTCGCCAAGGACGTCATGTCCAACAAGTTCGGGCACTTCGAGAAGACCAAGTTCCCGGCGCTGTCCAAGCTCCTCGCCGAGGGCCTCGCCAGCATCGAAGGCGAGAAGTGGGCCAAGCATCGCCGCATCCTCAACCCTGCATTCCAGCTCGAGAAGGTCAAG CGCATGCTGCCGGCGTTTTCTGCGTCCTGCCAAGACCTAGTTAGCAAATGGATGGAGTCCCTCGGCTCCGACGGTTCATGCGAGCTGGATGTCTGGCCGGAGCTCCAAACCCTGACTGGGGACGTCATTTCTCGCACCGCATTCAGCAGCAGCTACCTCGAGGGAAGGAAGATTTtccagctgcaggcggagcAAGCTGAGCGTCTCATGACGAACATTACGAAGATTCTCATTCCTGGCTACTT GTGCTTGCCAACTGAAAACAACAGAAGGATGCGTCAAATCACCAAGGAGATCGAATCGATCCTGCACAGTCTTGTTGGAAAAAGAATTCAAGCGATGAAAGATGGTGAGAGCACCAAAGACGACTTGCTTGGCTTATTGCTAGAGTCAAACATAAGACACGTGGATGAGAATGGCCAAGCCAAACTGGGGATGTCAATTGAAGACGTCGTCGAGGAGTGCAAGTTATTCTATTTTGCAGGAATGGAGACAACATCAGTGCTACTCACGTGGACCATGATCCTACTAAGCATGCACCCGGAATGGCAGGACCGTGCAAGGGAGGAGATCATGGACCTATTTGGAAAAAACAAACCTGAATATGAAGGTCTAAGCCGACTCAAAACG GTGACTATGATTCTTTATGAGGTTCTCCGTCTGTATCCACCAGCCATTACATTCAACCGGAAAACTTACAAGGAAATGGAGATTGGAGGCATCACATACCCTGCGGGAGTGATGGTTGAGCTCCCCGTGATGTTCATCCATCATGACCCAGACATCTGGGGTGGCGACGTCCATGAGTTCAATCCCAAAAGGTTCGTTGATGGGGTCTCCAAGGCATCACCAAACAATCCAGGCGCATTTCTCCCTTTCGGTTGGGGACCACGGATCTGCATTGGTCAGAACTTTGCGCTGCTTGAGGCCAAGATGGCGATGTGCATGATCATTCAACACTTTGA CCTGTAG
- the LOC100827267 gene encoding cytochrome P450 72A15 isoform X1, whose protein sequence is MVLGFSFETLVSVPWGFLLRSLLCIAFLRQVGKTLDQVWWRPRRLERELRAQGLRGTSYRFVIGDLKEYGRLSKEAWSKPLPLGCHDIAHHVAPFLHNTVREHGKKACFSWFGPVPKVTLSDPELAKDVMSNKFGHFEKTKFPALSKLLAEGLASIEGEKWAKHRRILNPAFQLEKVKRMLPAFSASCQDLVSKWMESLGSDGSCELDVWPELQTLTGDVISRTAFSSSYLEGRKIFQLQAEQAERLMTNITKILIPGYLCLPTENNRRMRQITKEIESILHSLVGKRIQAMKDGESTKDDLLGLLLESNIRHVDENGQAKLGMSIEDVVEECKLFYFAGMETTSVLLTWTMILLSMHPEWQDRAREEIMDLFGKNKPEYEGLSRLKTVTMILYEVLRLYPPAITFNRKTYKEMEIGGITYPAGVMVELPVMFIHHDPDIWGGDVHEFNPKRFVDGVSKASPNNPGAFLPFGWGPRICIGQNFALLEAKMAMCMIIQHFEFVLAPSYTHAPHTVITLHPMHGAQIILRAI, encoded by the exons ATGGTTCTCGGATTCTCTTTCGAGACGTTGGTCTCAGTGCCATGGGGCTTCCTGCTGCGCAGCCTCTTGTGCATAGCGTTCCTTCGGCAGGTCGGCAAGACGCTGGACCAGGTGTggtggcggccacggcggctcGAGCGTGAGCTCCGCGCGCAGGGCCTCCGCGGCACGTCCTACCGCTTCGTCATCGGCGACCTCAAGGAATACGGCCGCCTGAGCAAGGAGGCCTGGTCGAAGCCCTTGCCTCTGGGGTGCCACGACATCGCCCACCACGTCGCGCCTTTCCTCCACAACACCGTCCGGGAACACGGCAAGAAGGCGTGCTTCTCTTGGTTCGGCCCTGTCCCCAAAGTCACTCTCAGCGACCCCGAACTCGCCAAGGACGTCATGTCCAACAAGTTCGGGCACTTCGAGAAGACCAAGTTCCCGGCGCTGTCCAAGCTCCTCGCCGAGGGCCTCGCCAGCATCGAAGGCGAGAAGTGGGCCAAGCATCGCCGCATCCTCAACCCTGCATTCCAGCTCGAGAAGGTCAAG CGCATGCTGCCGGCGTTTTCTGCGTCCTGCCAAGACCTAGTTAGCAAATGGATGGAGTCCCTCGGCTCCGACGGTTCATGCGAGCTGGATGTCTGGCCGGAGCTCCAAACCCTGACTGGGGACGTCATTTCTCGCACCGCATTCAGCAGCAGCTACCTCGAGGGAAGGAAGATTTtccagctgcaggcggagcAAGCTGAGCGTCTCATGACGAACATTACGAAGATTCTCATTCCTGGCTACTT GTGCTTGCCAACTGAAAACAACAGAAGGATGCGTCAAATCACCAAGGAGATCGAATCGATCCTGCACAGTCTTGTTGGAAAAAGAATTCAAGCGATGAAAGATGGTGAGAGCACCAAAGACGACTTGCTTGGCTTATTGCTAGAGTCAAACATAAGACACGTGGATGAGAATGGCCAAGCCAAACTGGGGATGTCAATTGAAGACGTCGTCGAGGAGTGCAAGTTATTCTATTTTGCAGGAATGGAGACAACATCAGTGCTACTCACGTGGACCATGATCCTACTAAGCATGCACCCGGAATGGCAGGACCGTGCAAGGGAGGAGATCATGGACCTATTTGGAAAAAACAAACCTGAATATGAAGGTCTAAGCCGACTCAAAACG GTGACTATGATTCTTTATGAGGTTCTCCGTCTGTATCCACCAGCCATTACATTCAACCGGAAAACTTACAAGGAAATGGAGATTGGAGGCATCACATACCCTGCGGGAGTGATGGTTGAGCTCCCCGTGATGTTCATCCATCATGACCCAGACATCTGGGGTGGCGACGTCCATGAGTTCAATCCCAAAAGGTTCGTTGATGGGGTCTCCAAGGCATCACCAAACAATCCAGGCGCATTTCTCCCTTTCGGTTGGGGACCACGGATCTGCATTGGTCAGAACTTTGCGCTGCTTGAGGCCAAGATGGCGATGTGCATGATCATTCAACACTTTGAGTTCGTGCTCGCACCATCTTATACTCATGCTCCGCATACTGTGATAACACTGCATCCGATGCACGGGGCGCAGATTATTCTTAGGGCAATTTGA